The following coding sequences are from one Dermacentor silvarum isolate Dsil-2018 chromosome 4, BIME_Dsil_1.4, whole genome shotgun sequence window:
- the LOC119448995 gene encoding transcription factor TFIIIB component B'' homolog: protein MRSSSSSTAAFRHSPRRRGTEKVRPSWVLQEGGGVQSSAAMSTRWSRIKATPNKNATAAELPDIRKVTDAPDTQGDRNCARHTQLTSYSPIVLGVADETFVSRKFEADQAPNRPRAVTGELPVEVDTVIPDNAPSCLQARAFGSEEPRGDLELCQREQPECHPAKNSNSGMRTGKTDKIMEQYIYYNPTGKPISWKGMPSTHDNVGSTPRNGGALGNQTRESTLIGEQEPTEARVTLGVDGEIALETETLPVQRGPRSTTSLVFYEMNIPEATYSSFLETSSSQRCWTAEETARFYRALRIFGTDFDLMTTAFPNRTHKNLKNKFKREERDNRELVQKIINEPTKFNLEAFGDEFSEPNEPEPNQ from the exons ATGaggtcatcatcgtcatcaacagCAGCATTCAGGCACTCCCCGCGCCGTCGTGGGACTGAGAAGGTCCGGCCATCGTGGGTACTTCAAGAAGGTGGCGGTGTGCAGAGCTCAGCTGCGATGTCCACCAGGTGGTCGCGTATTAAAGCTACACCGAACAAG AATGCGACAGCCGCCGAGCTGCCAGACATCCGTAAAGTCACGGACGCTCCCGATACCCAGGGTGATCGCAACTGCGCCCGGCATACACAGTTAACGAGCTACTCTCCTATCGTCCTAGGTGTTGCCGACGAAACGTTTGTATCCAGGAAGTTCGAAGCAGATCAGGCACCCAACAGGCCACGTGCCGTGACTGGAGAGCTTCCCGTGGAAGTGGACACCGTTATCCCTGACAATGCGCCGTCATGCCTGCAGGCACGAGCCTTTGGCAGCGAAGAACCCCGTGGTGACCTTGAACTGTGCCAACGGGAACAACCGGAATGCCACCCTGCCAAGAATAGTAACTCCGGAATGCGAACAGGAAAGACTGACAAGATCATGGAACAATACATCTACTACAACCCAACCGGAAAACCCATATCGTGGAAAGGGATGCCTTCAACCCATGACAACGTGGGGTCGACACCTAGGAATGGGGGCGCTTTAGGAAACCAGACACGTGAGTCGACGTTGATCGGGGAACAGGAGCCGACGGAGGCCAGAGTTACTTTGGGCGTCGACGGCGAAATTGCTCTTGAAACGGAGACCTTGCCGGTGCAGCGGGGTCCTCGTTCAACCACCAGTCTCGTGTTCTACGAGATGAATATTCCAGAGGCGACTTATTCGTCATTCCTCGAAACGTCTTCGAGTCAACGTTGTTGGACCGCGGAAGAAACTGCGCGCTTCTACCGTGCTCTGAGAATATTCGGCACCGATTTCGATCTAATGACAACTGCTTTCCCAAACCGAACGCACAAAAACCTCAAGAACAAGTTCAAGCGAGAAGAGCGCGATAACCGAGAGCTGGTGCAGAAGATCATCAATGAACCGACGAAATTCAACCTGGAAGCTTTCGGGGATGAGTTTAGTGAGCCAAATGAACCGGAGCCGAATCAGTGA